A genomic region of Pseudovibrio sp. Tun.PSC04-5.I4 contains the following coding sequences:
- a CDS encoding ABC transporter substrate-binding protein — translation MATMLILEGSVVVGEELIARGWGENLMKSVTLTSIVALTLPLLAANSWAYSEAPMLKKLVEAGQLPSVDERLPKNPRVIPVYDSIGTYGGVMKRAFKGPSDRWGPTKLMEERVVETYMDADKNLSLVPGWISEYSVSDDSREFTFKIREGLRWSDGALVTTRDVRFWYEDVFLNKELMPNVKALYTSDGVPMKLSFPDELTFTVSFEKPYPLFLTVLAKESTGRPGLDRPGFIEPFHYLKEYHPAYADPAKLEAAVAKYGAKKWTDLWDSKGQIQAWWFNPDMPVLTAWRVKTPPPSSTVVMERNPYYYGVDAEGNQLPYIDQIEHRLFQDAQAINFMAIQGEIDLQNRHINVADFTLLKENEAKGDYTIEKWVKALTWSIIPNLNSADEVKQALFEDIRFREALNVSVDRETINELAFSGLGEARQASPISGSPFYDEEAESKWTNFDPDRAEVLLDELGLTERDGDGYRLMADGRRLSFVLETRWDIQGELLEVVRTYWQDVGIEVLVRIIDRTLYQQHVDTADFDMVLDTFDRSSVITADPLRFLGRYGFAQSYYTWWTTGGETGVEPPKEHPIRKVWQAWESAQTASNLEEANAYAQEMVTLHKQYGWHVGLVGETPAIYVRKNNLKNFPVGLVHDDALRGVGLAYPQQLYFSQD, via the coding sequence CTATGTTAAAAAAACTGGTTGAAGCTGGGCAGCTTCCGTCCGTTGATGAGCGTCTGCCAAAAAATCCACGCGTCATTCCTGTTTATGACAGCATTGGTACATACGGCGGCGTTATGAAGCGTGCATTCAAAGGTCCAAGTGATCGTTGGGGGCCGACAAAGCTCATGGAAGAGCGTGTCGTTGAAACCTACATGGATGCGGACAAGAACCTATCATTAGTACCTGGCTGGATTAGTGAGTATTCTGTCAGTGATGACTCTCGAGAGTTTACCTTTAAAATTCGCGAGGGTCTGCGCTGGTCTGACGGCGCTTTGGTCACTACTCGTGATGTGCGTTTTTGGTATGAAGACGTGTTCCTCAATAAAGAGCTGATGCCAAACGTTAAGGCGCTTTACACCTCTGATGGTGTGCCAATGAAACTGTCTTTTCCCGATGAACTTACCTTTACTGTTTCCTTTGAAAAACCTTACCCGCTGTTTTTAACCGTGCTGGCCAAAGAGAGCACTGGCCGTCCTGGTTTGGATCGGCCCGGTTTCATTGAGCCATTCCATTATTTGAAAGAATATCATCCTGCTTATGCAGATCCAGCCAAGCTGGAAGCTGCGGTTGCTAAGTATGGCGCCAAAAAGTGGACTGATCTATGGGATTCAAAAGGCCAAATTCAAGCTTGGTGGTTCAACCCGGATATGCCGGTTTTGACTGCGTGGCGTGTGAAAACACCACCGCCATCAAGCACAGTGGTGATGGAACGTAACCCTTACTATTACGGCGTGGACGCAGAAGGAAATCAGCTTCCTTACATCGATCAGATCGAACATCGTCTCTTCCAGGATGCTCAAGCCATAAATTTCATGGCAATTCAGGGTGAGATTGACCTACAGAACCGCCACATCAATGTCGCTGACTTTACACTGCTAAAAGAAAACGAGGCCAAGGGTGATTATACCATTGAGAAATGGGTCAAGGCGCTCACATGGTCGATTATTCCAAACCTCAACTCAGCGGATGAAGTTAAACAAGCGCTGTTTGAAGATATCCGCTTCCGCGAAGCGCTAAACGTATCTGTTGACCGTGAAACCATCAATGAATTGGCTTTCTCCGGCCTTGGGGAAGCCCGGCAGGCAAGTCCAATTTCCGGTTCTCCGTTCTATGATGAAGAAGCAGAATCCAAATGGACGAATTTTGATCCTGATCGTGCGGAAGTGCTTTTGGACGAACTGGGTCTGACTGAGCGTGACGGAGATGGTTATCGTCTGATGGCGGATGGACGCCGACTGAGCTTCGTGCTTGAAACGCGCTGGGATATTCAAGGCGAGCTTCTAGAAGTGGTCCGCACCTACTGGCAGGATGTAGGTATTGAAGTGTTGGTGCGTATCATTGACCGTACCCTTTATCAGCAACATGTTGATACAGCTGACTTTGACATGGTTCTGGATACATTTGATCGTTCTTCCGTGATTACAGCTGATCCACTGCGTTTCCTTGGTCGTTATGGCTTTGCGCAAAGTTATTATACTTGGTGGACGACAGGTGGTGAGACTGGCGTGGAGCCGCCGAAGGAACACCCAATCCGTAAGGTTTGGCAAGCGTGGGAATCTGCGCAAACTGCCAGCAACCTTGAGGAAGCCAATGCATATGCTCAGGAAATGGTGACATTACACAAGCAGTACGGCTGGCATGTGGGGTTGGTTGGTGAAACGCCTGCGATATACGTTCGCAAAAATAACCTGAAAAACTTCCCTGTGGGGCTCGTCCATGACGACGCATTACGCGGCGTTGGCCTCGCATATCCGCAGCAGCTCTACTTCTCCCAAGATTAA
- a CDS encoding ABC transporter permease, with amino-acid sequence MAGYIVRRLLWSIPTLFVITVVTFVIIQLPPGDYVTAYIAELVETGEVIDVETAAQLRHEFGLDRPMYEQFFTWIGGILLHGDFGLSLDWKLPVSDLIWGRLGLTLMISILSLLMTWVIAIPIGVYSATRQYSFLDHLFTVLGFLGRGIPDFLLALVLMWMGFLYFNLHVGGLFSPEFENAAWSFAKFTDLLSHLWVPVLVLSTGGAAGLLRIMRANMLEELGKPYVETAYAQGLSERQVVWRYPVRVALNPFISTVGWALPALISGDVITAVVLNLPTTGPLLLRSLQNQDMYLAGGFILILSVFTIIGTLLSDILLVLTDPRIRHS; translated from the coding sequence ATGGCAGGTTATATTGTGCGTCGCCTCTTGTGGTCGATCCCCACATTGTTCGTTATCACAGTGGTTACATTTGTTATTATTCAGCTGCCACCAGGTGACTATGTTACCGCATATATCGCGGAACTGGTGGAAACTGGTGAAGTTATCGATGTCGAAACAGCAGCTCAGCTTCGTCACGAATTCGGCCTTGATCGTCCTATGTACGAGCAGTTCTTTACCTGGATAGGTGGAATTTTGCTCCATGGTGACTTTGGACTATCTCTAGATTGGAAACTACCGGTTTCCGACCTCATCTGGGGCCGTCTAGGGCTTACCTTGATGATCTCCATTCTTTCTTTGTTGATGACTTGGGTGATTGCTATACCGATCGGTGTTTACTCAGCAACTCGGCAGTATTCATTCCTCGATCACCTCTTCACTGTTCTTGGTTTCCTTGGCCGCGGTATTCCCGACTTCCTGCTTGCGCTGGTGTTGATGTGGATGGGATTCTTATACTTCAATCTCCACGTTGGAGGCTTGTTCTCGCCCGAGTTTGAAAATGCAGCATGGTCTTTCGCGAAGTTCACCGACCTTCTCTCTCATCTTTGGGTCCCTGTTCTTGTGCTCTCGACAGGCGGTGCTGCGGGCCTGTTACGCATCATGCGTGCAAACATGCTGGAAGAACTTGGCAAGCCCTATGTTGAAACTGCTTATGCGCAAGGTTTGAGCGAGCGGCAGGTTGTTTGGCGGTACCCGGTGCGCGTAGCTCTGAACCCGTTCATCTCTACGGTGGGGTGGGCTCTGCCTGCGCTTATTTCAGGCGATGTTATCACTGCAGTTGTTTTGAACTTGCCGACCACCGGGCCTTTGCTTCTTCGTTCGTTGCAAAATCAGGACATGTACCTGGCTGGCGGTTTCATTCTCATTCTTAGCGTCTTCACCATCATCGGCACGTTGCTTTCAGACATTCTGCTGGTGCTGACCGATCCACGCATTCGTCATTCGTGA
- a CDS encoding ABC transporter permease translates to MSEQTLSGSAVEPEVKVTENSTYTAKPLTLMWWRFKKHKLAVWSLGIIIVLYLIAAFAGFLAPYDPFRHNRLHPFVPPQSIHLFSEDGSFEGPFVYGLKRHRDPVTARLSFEEDTQKINRIQLFVTGDKYNFWGFIPTTRHLYGVEGRRNRIYILGTDKLGRDLFSRLTYGARVTLSVGLIGVFFSFIIGITLGSLAGLIGGTIDTIIQRMAELVRSIPTIPLWLGLAAALPVNWDPIIVYLLITVILALIGWTNLARVVRGHFMTIRNQDFVLAARLSGATKTRIVTRHMLPSMTSYVIAAISLAIPEMILGETALSFLGLGLRPPVVSWGVLLQDAQNLRSIALAPWLLLPGIAIVVTILAFNFLGDGLRDAADPYQK, encoded by the coding sequence ATGTCAGAGCAAACATTATCCGGTTCTGCCGTAGAACCTGAAGTAAAAGTAACAGAGAACTCAACCTACACAGCAAAGCCGCTGACTTTGATGTGGTGGCGTTTCAAAAAGCACAAATTAGCGGTGTGGTCTCTGGGCATTATTATCGTGCTCTACCTTATCGCCGCATTCGCAGGGTTCTTGGCACCTTATGATCCATTCCGGCATAACCGTCTGCATCCTTTTGTTCCGCCGCAATCTATCCATCTCTTTAGTGAGGATGGCAGTTTTGAAGGCCCGTTTGTCTATGGGTTGAAACGCCATCGTGACCCTGTAACCGCCCGCTTATCCTTTGAAGAAGACACTCAGAAAATCAATCGTATTCAGCTCTTCGTGACGGGCGATAAGTACAATTTCTGGGGCTTTATTCCCACGACTAGGCACTTGTATGGTGTTGAGGGACGTCGGAACAGGATTTACATTCTTGGAACAGATAAGCTGGGTCGAGATCTGTTTTCTCGCCTTACTTACGGTGCCCGGGTGACACTTTCCGTTGGTTTGATCGGTGTTTTCTTTAGCTTTATCATAGGTATTACGCTTGGCAGCCTTGCTGGACTGATTGGCGGGACAATTGATACAATTATTCAGCGCATGGCCGAGCTGGTGCGATCTATTCCAACTATTCCCTTATGGCTGGGGCTAGCCGCGGCGTTGCCCGTGAATTGGGATCCGATCATCGTCTATCTGCTCATAACGGTCATTCTGGCACTGATTGGTTGGACAAACCTTGCTCGTGTGGTTCGTGGTCACTTTATGACCATCCGCAATCAGGATTTTGTTCTTGCTGCACGGCTTTCTGGGGCAACCAAAACACGCATTGTCACCCGGCATATGCTGCCTTCTATGACGTCCTATGTGATTGCCGCGATCTCCCTTGCCATTCCTGAGATGATCCTTGGTGAAACAGCTTTGAGTTTCCTTGGGTTGGGCTTGCGTCCACCTGTGGTCAGTTGGGGTGTACTTTTGCAGGATGCGCAGAACTTGCGTTCGATTGCATTGGCCCCGTGGCTCCTCCTTCCCGGAATCGCGATTGTCGTGACTATCCTTGCTTTTAACTTCCTCGGCGATGGCTTGCGTGATGCTGCCGACCCCTATCAGAAATAA
- a CDS encoding ABC transporter ATP-binding protein, with amino-acid sequence MQDETILEIKDLNVCFDMREGTVNAVNGVSFSVKPGEVLGIVGESGSGKSLSARSIMNLLPRNAKVTSGSVKFRGSDGEVVDILAEKRESRKMRELRGGQIGMIFQEPMTALSPVHSIGKQIMTTLSLHTDLSKKAQVERAQDLLAMVQMPKPAEMMRKYPHQLSGGMRQRAMIAMALSCNPSLLLADEPTTALDVTTEAQILDLIMSLQDELNMAVIFITHNFGVVAEIADRVSVMYLGNAVETASVDDIFYNPKHPYTRALLQSIPRLDGQKHRRLQTIEGMVPDPFNLPNGCVFHTRCAEKLTGKCTSEIPALTQFENDQMARCHLHQA; translated from the coding sequence ATGCAGGATGAAACCATTCTCGAAATCAAAGACCTCAATGTCTGCTTTGATATGCGTGAGGGGACTGTTAACGCCGTGAATGGTGTCAGTTTCTCCGTCAAACCAGGGGAGGTTCTTGGCATCGTCGGAGAGAGCGGCAGCGGAAAATCTCTCAGTGCGCGGTCCATAATGAACCTGTTGCCGCGGAATGCGAAGGTGACAAGTGGATCAGTCAAATTCCGTGGGAGTGATGGAGAGGTTGTTGATATTCTCGCTGAAAAGCGGGAAAGCCGCAAAATGCGTGAGTTACGCGGTGGCCAGATCGGCATGATTTTTCAAGAGCCGATGACAGCGTTGAGCCCAGTGCATTCCATTGGCAAGCAGATCATGACGACGCTAAGCCTGCACACAGACCTTTCAAAAAAAGCACAAGTGGAGCGGGCGCAGGATCTTTTGGCAATGGTGCAGATGCCCAAGCCAGCGGAAATGATGAGGAAGTATCCGCATCAGTTATCTGGTGGGATGCGCCAGCGTGCCATGATTGCGATGGCACTTTCCTGTAATCCGAGCCTGTTGTTGGCGGATGAGCCGACCACTGCGCTGGATGTGACCACTGAAGCGCAGATTCTGGATCTCATCATGTCTTTGCAAGATGAGCTGAATATGGCCGTGATTTTCATCACCCATAACTTTGGCGTGGTTGCAGAAATCGCGGATCGTGTTTCGGTTATGTATCTGGGAAATGCAGTTGAGACGGCATCTGTCGATGACATTTTTTATAATCCTAAACATCCATATACCCGGGCATTGCTGCAATCTATTCCTCGATTAGATGGCCAGAAGCATCGGCGTTTGCAGACTATTGAGGGCATGGTTCCTGATCCTTTCAATCTGCCCAATGGATGTGTTTTCCATACACGCTGTGCGGAAAAACTAACTGGCAAATGCACCAGTGAAATTCCAGCTTTAACGCAATTCGAAAATGATCAGATGGCACGTTGTCATCTCCATCAGGCTTAA
- a CDS encoding oligopeptide/dipeptide ABC transporter ATP-binding protein: MTNINIPDDALISVENLQMHFPLKKGFLGRNNGTVKAVDDVSFYIRKGETFGIVGESGSGKSTTARALLRAYEPTGGTIRFKDPDGVWHDLTNKSESEMRVLRRYMQMIFQDPYASLNPRMTLFQLVSEPLVNIGVTNRSELEDRVGYLLAKVGLRPENMVRYPHAFSGGQRQRIGIARALALNPTFIAADEAVSALDVSIAAQTINLLQDLQEQMGLTYLFITHDLSMVEHISDRIGVMYAGRLVEVADTASFFDRPLHPYSEALLSAIPIPDPKRARAKKRGLVKGEVADPANLPIGCAYASRCLHATEHCQMSNPELTETAEGRFVRCHHSADLTLQGANYEQ, encoded by the coding sequence ATGACGAATATTAATATACCTGACGATGCACTGATCAGCGTTGAGAATCTTCAGATGCACTTTCCGCTCAAGAAGGGATTTCTGGGTCGGAACAATGGAACCGTTAAAGCTGTCGATGATGTTTCCTTTTACATCCGTAAGGGAGAAACGTTCGGGATCGTAGGTGAAAGTGGCTCTGGCAAATCTACCACTGCTCGAGCACTTTTACGGGCCTATGAGCCAACAGGTGGCACGATCCGGTTTAAAGACCCTGATGGTGTTTGGCATGATCTCACCAATAAATCTGAATCAGAAATGCGCGTGCTACGGCGTTATATGCAGATGATCTTTCAGGATCCATATGCTTCATTGAACCCACGCATGACACTGTTTCAACTGGTGAGCGAACCACTTGTCAACATTGGCGTCACCAATCGAAGTGAGTTGGAGGATCGGGTTGGATACCTTCTGGCTAAGGTTGGTTTGCGTCCGGAGAATATGGTGCGATATCCGCATGCATTCAGTGGCGGACAACGTCAGCGCATTGGTATTGCACGTGCATTAGCACTCAATCCAACCTTTATTGCTGCTGATGAAGCTGTATCGGCGCTTGATGTGTCCATCGCGGCTCAAACCATCAATCTCCTACAGGACCTGCAGGAGCAGATGGGGCTGACTTACCTCTTCATCACCCATGATTTGAGTATGGTTGAGCACATCAGCGATCGCATAGGTGTGATGTATGCAGGGCGTTTGGTCGAGGTCGCGGATACCGCCAGTTTCTTTGATCGTCCTTTACATCCTTACTCTGAGGCTCTTTTGTCGGCTATCCCGATCCCTGATCCGAAGCGAGCACGCGCCAAAAAACGTGGGCTGGTGAAAGGGGAAGTCGCGGATCCTGCCAATCTGCCGATTGGTTGTGCGTATGCGAGCCGCTGCCTGCATGCCACCGAGCACTGCCAGATGTCCAATCCAGAACTCACTGAAACAGCAGAGGGGCGGTTTGTACGCTGCCACCATTCTGCCGACCTAACGTTACAAGGGGCAAACTATGAACAATAA